Proteins from one Arthrobacter sp. DNA4 genomic window:
- a CDS encoding TetR/AcrR family transcriptional regulator, which translates to MTSPPSHRPVDGHPADGPVAAAIGLLAKQGFDTTSVEELAEASGMSRSTFFRRFGSKEDVVFADHERILHQVNERLAESRLEPLAAVADAALLVFDHHLRNPQTSRARYGLLQAVPALRDRELVTSHRYERAFLHYLSDKLPRNDRREYKAVAFAAAVVAVHNAFLREWLRAAPSAGDTLAGDRQRATALAAELHALADTFRPALLGAAAAAPPAPTVVVTVFPGPADKDAIAQAVRDALP; encoded by the coding sequence ATGACTTCGCCCCCTTCCCACCGTCCCGTCGATGGGCATCCTGCCGACGGGCCCGTTGCCGCAGCCATTGGCCTCCTGGCGAAGCAGGGTTTCGACACAACGTCGGTCGAGGAACTCGCAGAAGCCTCGGGCATGAGCCGCAGCACGTTCTTCCGCAGGTTCGGGTCCAAGGAGGACGTCGTCTTCGCCGACCACGAGCGGATCCTGCACCAGGTCAACGAAAGGCTCGCCGAATCCAGGCTCGAGCCGCTGGCTGCAGTGGCGGACGCAGCGCTGCTGGTTTTCGACCACCACTTGCGGAACCCCCAGACCTCCCGCGCCCGGTACGGGCTGTTGCAGGCAGTCCCGGCCCTCAGGGACCGGGAGCTGGTGACCTCGCACCGGTACGAGCGGGCGTTCCTGCACTACCTGAGCGACAAGCTGCCCCGGAACGACCGGCGCGAATACAAGGCCGTCGCCTTCGCTGCAGCGGTAGTGGCGGTGCACAACGCGTTCCTGCGGGAGTGGCTGCGGGCCGCTCCCAGTGCCGGAGACACCCTGGCGGGCGACCGGCAGCGGGCCACCGCCCTGGCTGCCGAACTCCATGCTTTGGCGGATACGTTCCGGCCTGCGCTCCTGGGCGCGGCCGCTGCCGCCCCACCTGCGCCGACCGTCGTCGTTACGGTTTTCCCCGGCCCCGCCGACAAGGACGCAATCGCCCAGGCGGTCCGGGACGCCCTCCCCTAG
- a CDS encoding NAD-dependent epimerase/dehydratase family protein: MVGTIAADTAAPRSILFIGGTGVISAAAAERAAALGHRLTILNRGQSGRPVPDGTEVLHADVRDAASVREVLGGREFDAVADFISYTPDQAQTSMELFRERTGQYVFISSASAYQKPPTRLPIRESTPLKNPFWHYSRDKIACEELLFRAYREDDFPLTVVRPSHTYDRTKIAMVGGWTDIHRMRNGLPVMVHGDGTSLWTLTHSKDFAKAFVGLLGRPQAVGESYTITSDEYLPWNQIYRLFARAAGVREPELVHVASETIAAHDQELGSNLLGDRSHSVVFDNTKIKSLVPDYTAAIPFADGAREIVEWHDSHPELQQVNEAYMQLSDKLTGWARQGA; this comes from the coding sequence GTGGTAGGCACAATCGCCGCGGATACGGCGGCGCCCAGGAGCATCCTTTTCATCGGCGGCACCGGGGTCATCAGCGCGGCGGCGGCAGAACGCGCCGCCGCGCTGGGCCACCGGCTGACCATCCTGAACCGGGGGCAGTCCGGCAGGCCTGTCCCCGACGGCACCGAAGTGCTGCACGCAGACGTCCGCGATGCGGCCTCCGTCAGGGAGGTGCTGGGCGGGAGGGAGTTCGACGCCGTGGCGGACTTCATCTCCTACACTCCGGACCAGGCCCAAACCAGCATGGAGTTGTTCCGGGAGCGGACAGGTCAATACGTCTTCATCAGCTCGGCCTCCGCGTACCAGAAGCCGCCCACCAGGCTGCCCATCCGCGAGTCCACGCCGTTGAAGAATCCGTTCTGGCATTACTCCCGGGACAAGATCGCGTGCGAGGAGCTGCTGTTCCGGGCCTACCGGGAGGATGACTTTCCATTGACGGTGGTGCGGCCGTCGCACACTTATGACCGCACCAAGATCGCCATGGTGGGCGGCTGGACGGACATCCACCGGATGCGCAACGGCCTCCCGGTCATGGTCCACGGAGACGGCACCTCGCTGTGGACGCTGACGCACAGCAAGGACTTTGCCAAGGCGTTCGTCGGCCTGCTCGGCCGGCCGCAGGCGGTGGGTGAAAGCTATACCATCACCTCCGACGAGTACCTGCCCTGGAACCAGATCTACCGGCTCTTCGCGAGGGCGGCCGGGGTCCGGGAACCGGAGCTGGTCCATGTGGCGTCTGAAACCATCGCCGCCCACGACCAGGAACTGGGTTCCAACCTCCTGGGCGACCGGTCCCATTCGGTGGTCTTCGACAACACCAAGATCAAGTCACTGGTCCCGGACTACACCGCCGCCATCCCGTTCGCGGACGGTGCCCGGGAAATCGTGGAGTGGCACGACAGCCACCCGGAGCTGCAGCAGGTCAACGAGGCTTACATGCAGCTTTCCGACAAGCTGACCGGCTGGGCGCGGCAGGGCGCCTGA